The Borreliella mayonii genome has a segment encoding these proteins:
- the fliP gene encoding flagellar type III secretion system pore protein FliP (The bacterial flagellar biogenesis protein FliP forms a type III secretion system (T3SS)-type pore required for flagellar assembly.) has product MRKCFIFFLFFSVTSLSFAQTKSLQTTNGLNFPFLNFENIGGPEIAFSLQLLILLTIITLSPAFLVLMTSFLRISIVLDFIRRALSLQQSPPTQIVMGLALFLTIFTMWPTFNSIYEQAYLPLKESKINFNEFYNKGIAPLRIFMYKQMSDGRHEEIRLFMSMSNYDRPKNFSEVPTHVLIAAFILHELKVAFKMGILIFLPFIVLDIIVASVLMAMGMIMLPPVMISLPFKLILFVMVDGWTLITSGLIKSFM; this is encoded by the coding sequence TTGAGAAAGTGTTTTATTTTTTTTTTATTTTTTAGTGTAACAAGTTTATCTTTTGCTCAAACAAAATCTTTACAGACCACTAATGGTCTTAATTTTCCGTTTTTAAATTTTGAAAATATTGGTGGCCCAGAGATAGCTTTTTCTTTACAGCTTTTAATTCTATTAACCATTATTACTCTTTCTCCAGCATTTTTAGTTTTAATGACTTCGTTTTTGCGAATATCTATAGTTTTGGATTTTATTAGGCGTGCTTTATCTCTTCAACAATCTCCTCCTACTCAGATAGTAATGGGATTAGCTTTATTTTTAACCATTTTTACCATGTGGCCAACCTTTAATTCTATATATGAACAAGCTTATTTACCTCTTAAAGAGTCAAAAATAAATTTTAATGAATTTTATAACAAAGGAATTGCTCCTCTTAGAATTTTTATGTATAAGCAGATGTCTGATGGGCGTCATGAAGAGATTAGATTATTTATGAGTATGAGTAATTATGATCGACCAAAAAATTTTAGCGAAGTGCCAACACATGTTTTAATTGCAGCTTTCATTTTGCATGAGCTTAAAGTGGCTTTCAAGATGGGAATTTTAATATTTTTGCCTTTTATAGTTTTAGATATTATTGTTGCTTCTGTTTTAATGGCTATGGGTATGATAATGTTGCCTCCTGTAATGATATCTTTACCTTTTAAGCTTATTCTTTTTGTAATGGTAGATGGCTGGACTTTAATTACTAGTGGTCTTATTAAAAGTTTTATGTAA
- the flhA gene encoding flagellar biosynthesis protein FlhA, protein MLDARKNSILGYLGLNNKSDLIISVGLIFVVAGFILPLPALILDVLITVNLVISLLIILIVLYSKRSLDFSVFPTLLLVMTIFGLVLNISSTRLILTKGINFDGQMIRTFGTFVVGSSGIQGLVIGFIIFIIIIAVQFIVITKGATRVAEVAARFALDALPGKQMAIDSAYSSGNLTEEEATRQKNDLQSEVNFYGAMDGASKFVSGNVKVGFLITLINILGGLLVGITLQGLNFNEALNNYVSLTVGDGLVSQLPSLLISTATGLIVTRSISKNSFGGEIFEQFTNHLGIYWIVSGFLFFLAFLPGFPTLILIFLSLLIAFLAYSLSGIRHKEEINKKMKLEEEQASIYSDKDVSPVVPLDSLALEIGYNLVPIVDDTKTSELLDRIVKIRREIAFEFGIVVPKIRIVDNMRLEPNAYSFKLRGVEVGRGEIKLGKFLVINVGVDSGIDGDLVKDPSFGLPSLWVNDDGRETAEKLGYTVVDPPSIIATHMTELIKRHSYEILTRQDVQNTLDVFKKDYGAIVEEVLKNFSVGEIQRVLQGLLKEQVSIRNLVTIFETIADFTSITKDIFFLIEKCRQSVGRQIASGYLDLNSELNVITLNPVFEQIIIDSRVESNHDLISSIDPNLKTKFIYELFKIVNEVQAEGFYPVVLSSESSRPIIKVITSREIPDLVVMSVLEVPQNIKVNVLKTVEVEE, encoded by the coding sequence TTGTTGGATGCTAGAAAAAATTCTATATTAGGGTATTTGGGGCTTAATAATAAGTCTGATTTAATAATTTCAGTCGGTTTGATATTTGTTGTTGCTGGATTTATCTTGCCTCTTCCTGCGCTTATTTTAGATGTTTTGATTACGGTTAATTTGGTAATAAGCCTTTTAATTATTTTAATTGTTCTTTATTCTAAGAGATCTCTAGATTTCTCTGTTTTTCCCACATTGCTGCTTGTAATGACTATTTTTGGACTTGTTCTTAATATTTCTTCTACTAGATTAATTTTAACTAAAGGTATAAATTTTGATGGGCAAATGATAAGAACATTTGGGACATTTGTTGTAGGTAGTTCTGGAATTCAAGGACTTGTTATTGGATTTATAATATTTATAATAATCATTGCTGTTCAATTTATTGTAATTACCAAAGGAGCAACAAGGGTAGCTGAAGTTGCAGCTCGGTTTGCTCTTGATGCGCTTCCTGGCAAGCAAATGGCCATTGATTCTGCCTACAGTTCTGGAAATTTGACAGAAGAAGAGGCTACAAGGCAAAAAAACGATTTACAATCAGAAGTAAATTTTTATGGTGCAATGGATGGAGCTTCTAAATTTGTATCAGGAAACGTTAAGGTTGGATTTTTAATAACTCTTATAAATATTCTTGGTGGTTTATTGGTGGGGATAACTTTGCAAGGTCTTAACTTTAACGAAGCCCTTAATAATTATGTTTCATTAACAGTTGGTGATGGACTTGTGTCTCAATTGCCTTCTCTTTTAATTTCAACAGCTACAGGCTTGATTGTTACTAGGTCGATTTCAAAAAATAGTTTTGGTGGCGAGATTTTTGAGCAATTTACAAATCATTTAGGAATTTATTGGATTGTTTCTGGGTTTTTGTTTTTTTTAGCTTTTCTTCCTGGATTTCCAACTTTAATTCTTATTTTTTTAAGTTTATTAATTGCATTTTTAGCTTATTCTCTTTCAGGAATAAGACATAAAGAAGAAATAAATAAAAAAATGAAACTTGAAGAAGAGCAAGCGTCAATTTATTCAGACAAAGATGTTTCTCCTGTTGTTCCTCTTGATTCACTAGCTCTTGAGATTGGATATAATCTTGTTCCAATAGTTGATGATACAAAAACCTCTGAATTGCTTGATCGTATTGTTAAGATAAGGCGTGAGATTGCATTTGAATTTGGAATAGTTGTGCCCAAGATTAGAATAGTTGATAATATGCGGCTTGAGCCCAATGCTTATTCTTTTAAGCTAAGAGGAGTTGAGGTTGGGCGAGGAGAGATTAAGCTTGGCAAATTTTTGGTGATAAATGTTGGAGTTGATTCTGGAATAGATGGAGATCTTGTTAAAGACCCCTCATTTGGGCTTCCTTCTCTTTGGGTAAATGATGATGGACGAGAAACTGCTGAAAAATTAGGATATACTGTTGTAGATCCCCCTTCGATTATTGCTACTCATATGACAGAGCTTATTAAAAGACATTCTTACGAAATTTTGACTCGTCAAGATGTTCAAAATACTCTTGATGTTTTTAAAAAAGATTATGGAGCTATTGTTGAAGAGGTCCTTAAGAATTTTTCAGTTGGTGAGATTCAAAGAGTTTTACAAGGGCTTTTAAAAGAACAAGTTTCAATTCGCAATTTGGTTACAATTTTTGAAACAATTGCAGATTTCACAAGTATTACTAAGGATATATTTTTCTTGATTGAAAAATGTAGGCAATCAGTTGGAAGGCAAATAGCTAGTGGGTATTTAGATTTAAATTCTGAGCTTAATGTAATAACTTTAAATCCTGTTTTTGAGCAAATAATAATTGATTCTCGTGTAGAATCCAATCATGATCTTATAAGCTCGATTGATCCTAATTTGAAAACTAAATTTATTTATGAACTTTTCAAAATTGTAAACGAGGTTCAAGCAGAAGGGTTTTATCCGGTTGTTCTCTCAAGCGAATCGTCAAGACCTATAATAAAAGTGATAACAAGCAGAGAGATTCCAGATCTTGTTGTTATGTCTGTTTTAGAGGTTCCCCAAAATATTAAAGTTAATGTTCTTAAAACAGTAGAGGTTGAAGAATAA
- the flhB gene encoding flagellar biosynthesis protein FlhB, translating into MIKDEFLIKSWYIPLDFFSADDEGRTELPTDQKKQKAREEGRVLKSTEINTAVSLLLLFALFFFMLSYFALDLVAVFKEQTSKLPEVMRMSVYAMGFAYIRSIIGYVVLFFFASLAVNFFVNIIQVGFFITFKSLEPRWDKISFNFSRWAKNSFFSAGAFFNLFKSLLKVVIICLIYYFIIENNIGKISKLSEYTLQSGISIVLMLAYKICFFSVMFLAIVGVFDYLFQRSQYIESLKMTKEEVKQERKEMEGDPLLRSRMKERMRVILSTNLRVAIPQADVVITNPEHFAVAIKWDSKTMLAPRVLAKGQDEIAITIKKIARENNVPLMENKLLARALYANVRVNEEIPREYWEVVSKILVRVYSITKKFN; encoded by the coding sequence ATGATAAAAGATGAATTTTTGATTAAAAGTTGGTATATTCCTCTTGATTTTTTTTCTGCAGATGATGAGGGAAGAACCGAATTACCTACTGACCAGAAAAAGCAAAAAGCAAGAGAAGAAGGGCGTGTATTAAAGTCTACTGAAATTAATACCGCTGTTAGTCTTTTGTTGTTATTTGCATTGTTTTTTTTCATGCTTTCTTATTTTGCTTTAGATTTAGTAGCTGTTTTTAAAGAACAGACTAGCAAGCTTCCTGAAGTTATGCGTATGAGTGTTTATGCTATGGGTTTTGCATATATTAGATCTATCATAGGGTATGTCGTTTTGTTTTTTTTTGCATCCTTAGCTGTTAATTTTTTTGTTAATATTATTCAAGTGGGCTTTTTTATTACTTTTAAATCTTTGGAGCCAAGGTGGGATAAAATTAGTTTTAATTTTTCCAGGTGGGCAAAAAATTCTTTTTTTTCAGCAGGGGCTTTTTTCAATTTGTTTAAAAGTTTGTTAAAAGTTGTTATAATATGCTTGATATATTATTTTATTATAGAAAACAATATAGGCAAAATTTCTAAGCTTTCGGAGTATACGCTTCAGTCTGGGATTTCTATTGTGTTGATGCTTGCCTATAAGATATGTTTTTTCTCAGTAATGTTTTTGGCAATTGTAGGGGTGTTTGATTATTTATTTCAAAGATCTCAGTATATTGAGAGCTTGAAAATGACAAAAGAAGAGGTAAAGCAGGAAAGAAAAGAAATGGAAGGTGATCCCTTACTTCGATCTAGAATGAAAGAGAGAATGAGGGTTATTTTAAGTACCAATTTAAGAGTAGCTATTCCTCAAGCAGATGTAGTAATTACAAATCCAGAACATTTTGCAGTTGCTATTAAGTGGGATAGCAAAACAATGTTAGCTCCAAGGGTGCTTGCAAAAGGTCAAGATGAAATAGCTATCACAATTAAAAAAATTGCAAGAGAAAATAATGTCCCTTTAATGGAAAATAAGCTGCTTGCAAGAGCTCTTTATGCTAATGTTAGGGTTAATGAAGAGATTCCAAGAGAATATTGGGAGGTTGTTTCAAAAATTCTTGTGAGAGTATATTCTATTACTAAAAAGTTTAATTAG
- the fliR gene encoding flagellar biosynthetic protein FliR, producing MNLSFLVLKSFTILPVLVRIFMFLKYSPFFSTIKIGYFNFFFSLILSVIIVEKIKIIYPLDNILSFTLILLGEAILGLIQAFFVNIIFSVFHLVGFFFSNQIGLAYANIFDVFSEEDSMIISQIFAYLFLLLFLSSDFLLRFFVIGIHDSVLNIRVEHLVNMRNSEFVKLLLMSFGFLFEKALLISFPILSLLLLFYLVLGILSKASPQINLLIISFSTSLFLGLLILYIGFPSLAMSSKRVIELSLDSLASFLKLFYRVLK from the coding sequence TTGAATTTGAGTTTTTTAGTTTTAAAATCTTTTACAATTTTACCTGTATTGGTTAGAATTTTTATGTTTTTAAAATATTCTCCATTTTTTTCAACAATAAAAATTGGATATTTTAATTTTTTCTTTTCTTTGATTCTCTCTGTAATTATTGTTGAAAAGATTAAAATTATTTATCCTTTAGATAATATACTTTCTTTTACGTTAATTTTATTAGGAGAAGCTATTTTAGGCCTTATTCAGGCATTTTTCGTTAATATAATTTTTAGTGTTTTTCATTTAGTTGGATTTTTCTTTTCTAATCAAATTGGGCTTGCTTATGCAAATATTTTTGATGTTTTTTCAGAAGAAGATAGCATGATTATTTCACAAATTTTTGCTTATTTGTTTTTGCTTTTGTTCTTATCAAGCGATTTTTTACTTCGTTTTTTTGTTATTGGCATACATGATTCTGTTTTAAACATTAGGGTTGAGCATTTGGTCAATATGAGAAATTCAGAATTTGTCAAGCTTTTGCTTATGTCTTTTGGATTTCTTTTTGAAAAAGCTTTATTAATTTCGTTTCCAATATTGTCTTTGCTTTTACTTTTTTATCTAGTGTTGGGAATACTTTCAAAGGCATCGCCTCAGATTAATTTATTAATAATTAGTTTTTCAACCTCTCTATTTTTAGGGTTGTTAATTTTGTATATTGGATTTCCAAGCTTAGCAATGTCTTCAAAAAGAGTAATTGAACTTTCTTTAGATTCTCTTGCTAGTTTTTTAAAATTGTTTTATAGAGTTTTAAAATAA
- a CDS encoding flagella biosynthesis regulatory protein FliZ has product MNNKFLFLVFLTFSNFFTYANSQEQVNLVSVDLENESSLPIFEEDKANLTNKSITQPVSLFNVLDLVKIVLFLLIAFFIFFLFKKMIFNSKKGKYEQNSNLVKELLFYEIDVKNSIRIINILDNVYILLVSSNSSTLLKEIKSKEELEDLKLRLSKINDSDKKDSFKSIFKKMLLKKEEVPFSSNDYVKLEKKIETSLKDKQDRLRKF; this is encoded by the coding sequence ATGAATAATAAATTTTTATTTTTAGTTTTTTTAACGTTTTCTAATTTTTTTACATATGCTAATTCGCAAGAGCAGGTAAATTTAGTATCTGTTGATTTAGAAAATGAATCTAGCTTGCCAATCTTTGAAGAAGATAAGGCAAATCTTACTAATAAAAGTATTACTCAGCCAGTCTCTCTTTTTAATGTTTTAGATTTGGTTAAGATAGTTTTATTTTTACTTATTGCTTTTTTTATCTTTTTCTTATTCAAGAAGATGATTTTTAATTCTAAAAAAGGCAAATATGAACAAAATTCCAATTTAGTTAAGGAGCTTCTTTTTTACGAAATAGATGTTAAAAATTCAATAAGAATTATAAACATATTAGACAATGTTTATATATTGTTAGTTTCTAGTAATTCTTCTACCTTGCTTAAAGAGATTAAATCCAAAGAAGAGCTGGAAGATTTAAAGCTTAGGCTTAGCAAAATTAATGATTCTGATAAGAAAGATTCTTTTAAATCAATCTTTAAGAAAATGTTGCTCAAAAAAGAAGAGGTTCCTTTTTCTAGTAATGATTATGTTAAACTTGAGAAGAAAATTGAGACTTCACTTAAGGATAAACAAGATAGATTAAGAAAATTTTAG
- the flhF gene encoding flagellar biosynthesis protein FlhF: MVQYFTEKGPTYNEVIEIIKKKYGKNARVMTYKTVPHGGILGLFSKDWVEVSGYVRYDIGNQQINVEDEKRKILQSIKREENSSIEDVLKEVKSLKTELAHKKENINHPTITKIEDILRENDFSESYIKDINEFIKREFSLSDLDDYERVREEVVLYIAKTIKCSGSIIDDLKKRVFILVGPTGVGKTTTIAKLAAIYGINGESKNLNIKIITIDNYRIGAKKQIQTYGDIMGIPVRAIESFKDLKDEITDSKDFDLILVDTIGKSPKDFMKLAEMKELLNACGRDAEFHLAVSSTTKTSDVKEIFHQFSPFNYKTVIFTKVDETTCVGNLISLIYEMKKVVSYVTDGQIVPHNISVAEPLTFIRRINGYRISDDSEFIKKIKSKSYY; encoded by the coding sequence ATGGTTCAATATTTTACAGAAAAAGGTCCAACTTATAATGAAGTCATAGAAATAATTAAGAAAAAATATGGTAAGAATGCTAGGGTTATGACTTATAAAACCGTTCCTCATGGAGGGATTTTAGGTTTGTTTAGCAAAGATTGGGTTGAAGTTTCAGGTTATGTTAGATATGACATTGGTAATCAACAGATTAATGTTGAAGATGAAAAGCGAAAGATTCTTCAAAGCATTAAAAGAGAAGAAAATTCTTCAATTGAAGATGTGCTTAAAGAAGTTAAGTCTCTTAAAACAGAACTTGCTCATAAAAAAGAAAATATTAATCATCCAACAATTACAAAAATTGAAGACATTTTAAGAGAAAATGATTTTTCTGAAAGCTATATTAAAGACATTAATGAGTTTATTAAGAGAGAATTTAGTTTGTCAGATCTTGATGATTATGAGAGGGTTAGAGAGGAAGTTGTTTTATATATTGCAAAGACAATTAAATGTTCAGGATCTATTATTGATGATCTTAAGAAAAGGGTTTTTATTTTAGTTGGTCCAACAGGCGTTGGAAAGACAACTACAATTGCAAAACTTGCAGCAATTTACGGTATTAATGGAGAATCTAAGAATTTAAATATTAAAATTATTACTATTGATAATTATCGTATTGGAGCTAAAAAACAAATTCAAACTTATGGTGATATTATGGGCATTCCGGTTAGAGCAATTGAGTCTTTTAAAGATTTAAAAGATGAAATTACTGATTCAAAGGATTTTGATCTTATACTTGTTGATACAATTGGAAAAAGTCCTAAAGATTTCATGAAGCTTGCTGAGATGAAAGAACTTCTTAATGCTTGTGGAAGGGATGCCGAATTTCATTTGGCTGTGAGTTCTACCACGAAAACATCAGATGTCAAAGAAATATTTCACCAATTTTCTCCTTTTAATTATAAAACCGTGATTTTTACCAAAGTGGATGAAACCACTTGTGTTGGAAATTTGATAAGTTTGATTTATGAAATGAAAAAAGTAGTTTCTTATGTTACGGATGGGCAAATTGTTCCTCATAATATCAGTGTTGCAGAACCACTTACTTTTATTAGAAGAATAAATGGCTACAGAATAAGCGATGATTCAGAGTTTATTAAGAAGATAAAAAGTAAATCTTATTATTAA
- the fliN gene encoding flagellar motor switch protein FliN, producing MSVDEKSDNVEKPEIKGVKLPDLIDTLPEGVDPSNFGLLMDVSMQLTVELGRTERKIKDILGMSEGTIITLDKLAGEPVDILVNGKIVARGEVVVIDENFGVRITEIIKTKNE from the coding sequence ATGAGTGTAGATGAAAAAAGTGATAATGTAGAAAAGCCAGAAATAAAAGGAGTTAAGCTTCCTGATTTAATTGATACTTTGCCAGAAGGGGTTGATCCTAGTAATTTTGGGCTTTTAATGGATGTTTCTATGCAGCTTACTGTAGAGCTTGGAAGAACAGAGCGCAAAATAAAGGATATACTTGGCATGTCTGAGGGGACAATTATTACTCTTGATAAACTTGCCGGTGAGCCTGTAGATATTTTAGTAAACGGTAAAATAGTTGCCAGGGGAGAAGTAGTTGTAATTGATGAAAATTTTGGAGTTAGAATTACTGAGATAATTAAAACTAAAAATGAATAA
- the fliQ gene encoding flagellar biosynthesis protein FliQ, protein MTAGHILYLIRISIENIIILSAPMLVIALIVGLLISIFQAITSIQDQTLSFIPKIIVILLTIVIFGPWILNKLMQFTYMIFSQLQNV, encoded by the coding sequence ATGACTGCAGGACACATTCTTTATTTAATTAGAATTTCTATTGAAAATATTATTATTTTATCAGCTCCAATGTTAGTTATAGCTCTTATAGTTGGTCTTTTGATTTCAATTTTTCAGGCTATTACTTCAATTCAAGATCAAACTTTAAGTTTTATTCCAAAAATTATTGTTATACTTTTAACTATTGTGATTTTTGGTCCTTGGATTTTAAATAAGCTTATGCAGTTTACCTATATGATTTTTAGTCAATTGCAAAATGTTTAA